In Actinomadura citrea, a single window of DNA contains:
- the gap gene encoding type I glyceraldehyde-3-phosphate dehydrogenase codes for MTIRVGINGFGRIGRNFYRAVKASGADIEVVAVNDLTDNATLAQLLKYDSILGRFPEDVRATEDEIVVGGKAIKAFEERDPANLKWSEVGADIVVESTGFFTDANKARVHADNGAKKVIISAPAKNEDLTVVLGVNEDRYDPANHTVISNASCTTNCLAPLAKVLHDNFVIEKGLMTTIHAYTQDQNLQDAPHKDLRRARAAALNVVPTSTGAAKAIGLVLPELKGKLDGYALRVPVPTGSATDLTAELSREVTVEEVNEAFRAAADGPLKGYLTYTEDPIVSSDIVTDPASCIFDSGLTKVIGDQVKVVGWYDNEWGYSNRLVDLVKLVGSQL; via the coding sequence GTGACCATCCGAGTAGGCATCAACGGGTTCGGCCGGATCGGCCGCAACTTCTACCGCGCGGTGAAGGCGTCCGGGGCCGACATCGAGGTCGTGGCGGTCAACGACCTGACCGACAACGCCACGCTCGCCCAGTTGCTCAAGTACGACAGCATCCTCGGCCGCTTCCCCGAGGACGTGCGCGCCACCGAGGACGAGATCGTCGTGGGCGGCAAGGCCATCAAGGCATTCGAGGAGCGCGACCCCGCGAACCTCAAGTGGAGCGAGGTCGGCGCCGACATCGTCGTTGAGTCGACCGGCTTCTTCACCGACGCGAACAAGGCCCGGGTGCACGCCGACAACGGCGCCAAGAAGGTGATCATCTCCGCGCCGGCCAAGAACGAGGACCTCACCGTCGTCCTCGGCGTCAACGAGGACAGGTACGACCCGGCGAACCACACGGTGATCTCCAACGCGTCCTGCACCACCAACTGCCTGGCCCCGCTGGCCAAGGTGCTGCACGACAACTTCGTCATCGAGAAGGGCCTGATGACGACGATCCACGCCTACACGCAGGACCAGAACCTGCAGGACGCGCCGCACAAGGACCTGCGCCGCGCCCGCGCCGCCGCGCTGAACGTGGTCCCCACCTCCACCGGCGCCGCCAAGGCGATCGGCCTGGTGCTGCCGGAACTGAAGGGCAAGCTGGACGGCTACGCCCTGCGCGTCCCGGTGCCGACCGGCTCGGCCACCGACCTCACCGCCGAGCTGTCCCGCGAGGTGACGGTCGAGGAGGTCAACGAGGCGTTCAGGGCCGCCGCCGACGGCCCCCTGAAGGGCTACCTCACCTACACCGAGGACCCGATCGTCTCCAGCGACATCGTCACCGACCCGGCGTCGTGCATCTTCGACTCCGGGCTGACCAAGGTCATCGGTGACCAGGTGAAGGTCGTCGGCTGGTACGACAACGAGTGGGGCTACTCCAACCGCCTCGTCGACCTGGTCAAGCTCGTCGGCTCGCAGCTGTAA
- a CDS encoding heparinase II/III domain-containing protein: MAHRSWGGARGAGCAALLLSLSCGCHGAAPPVVPVTARAAVRGVCLGYNGLDRVNPAARVRSGRFATPRAAPVRVAAGTDVDWGRDPFGDRSWQLWFHSLEWLGGLIREYERTGDRAALRTAAGIAQDWLADNTRPERFSEHRREAIGEAAKFRLATLVCLRRHLGGRWLDQAIAAHAQWLARPEHYSGPWNHGADESMTLMTAGCGIGRADLAALGHRRLLDAILAPPGGARPAIDDEGAGNEQSTHYAVYDRNRWRLAFRVMRECGRTVPAELVRRHRLLDEFIAFQTTPAGDLLQIGESYASRASEIDDPGTGPLRYAATQGAKGVPPKERARVYRAGYVVGRSGWGRGNRSFTEEMSYTARFGPARYAHGQNDHMALTFHALGRDVLVPSGHIGYSETTWRRWLASPEAHNTLVVRGVPFRENAATALVAHEFRRGADTFRFSDTAFAGTTRSRSVLAASDPDAVVVLDEVRSAAPRPVEQLWHLPTAFTAVRDGLNAIATAGPVRVHFIRFPLPDTTSGPTRIVRGALTPPQGWIAPAPRQRLPAPVVSFTARGGTPPARILTLIAPVHGDDRPTIRTRTLPDGTLHVEATFPTHHLTFEATPDGTLRRLP, encoded by the coding sequence GTGGCTCATCGATCTTGGGGAGGCGCCCGCGGCGCGGGGTGCGCCGCGCTCCTGCTGTCGCTGTCGTGCGGCTGCCACGGCGCCGCCCCGCCCGTCGTGCCGGTGACGGCCCGCGCCGCGGTGCGGGGCGTCTGCCTCGGCTACAACGGCCTGGACAGGGTGAACCCGGCGGCGCGGGTTCGCTCGGGCCGGTTCGCCACCCCGAGGGCGGCCCCCGTCCGCGTCGCCGCCGGGACGGACGTGGACTGGGGCCGCGACCCGTTCGGCGACCGCTCGTGGCAGCTCTGGTTCCACTCCCTCGAATGGCTCGGCGGCCTCATCAGGGAGTACGAGCGGACAGGAGACCGTGCCGCGCTCAGGACGGCCGCGGGCATCGCCCAGGACTGGCTCGCCGACAACACCCGGCCGGAACGGTTCTCCGAGCACCGGCGCGAGGCGATCGGCGAGGCCGCCAAGTTCCGCCTGGCCACCCTCGTCTGCCTGCGGAGGCACCTGGGAGGGCGGTGGCTGGACCAGGCCATCGCCGCTCACGCGCAGTGGCTGGCCCGTCCCGAGCACTACTCGGGCCCCTGGAACCACGGCGCCGACGAGTCGATGACGCTCATGACGGCGGGCTGCGGCATCGGCCGGGCGGACCTCGCCGCGCTCGGCCACCGGCGCCTGCTCGACGCGATCCTCGCCCCGCCCGGCGGTGCGCGGCCGGCCATCGACGACGAGGGCGCAGGCAACGAGCAGTCCACGCACTACGCCGTCTACGACCGGAACCGGTGGCGGCTCGCCTTCCGGGTGATGCGAGAGTGCGGCCGCACGGTCCCCGCCGAACTCGTCCGCCGGCACCGGCTGCTGGACGAGTTCATCGCCTTCCAGACCACGCCCGCCGGAGACCTGCTCCAGATCGGCGAGTCGTACGCGTCCAGGGCCTCCGAGATCGATGACCCCGGAACGGGCCCGCTCAGGTACGCGGCGACGCAGGGCGCGAAAGGCGTCCCGCCGAAGGAGAGGGCCCGCGTCTACCGCGCCGGATACGTGGTGGGCAGGTCCGGTTGGGGACGAGGGAACCGCTCGTTCACCGAGGAGATGTCCTACACGGCGCGCTTCGGCCCGGCCCGGTACGCGCACGGACAGAACGACCACATGGCGCTCACCTTCCATGCGCTCGGCCGGGACGTCCTCGTTCCGAGCGGCCACATCGGCTACAGCGAAACGACCTGGCGGAGGTGGCTGGCCTCGCCGGAGGCGCACAACACGCTCGTGGTGCGGGGCGTCCCGTTCCGGGAGAACGCCGCGACGGCCTTGGTCGCGCACGAGTTCCGGCGCGGCGCCGACACCTTCCGGTTCTCCGACACCGCCTTCGCCGGGACGACCCGCTCCCGCTCGGTGCTCGCCGCGTCCGATCCCGACGCCGTCGTCGTGCTGGACGAGGTGCGCTCCGCCGCCCCCCGTCCCGTCGAGCAGCTCTGGCACCTGCCCACGGCGTTCACCGCGGTCCGGGACGGCCTCAACGCCATCGCCACCGCAGGCCCCGTCCGCGTCCACTTCATCCGTTTCCCGCTCCCCGACACGACGAGCGGACCCACCAGGATCGTCCGGGGGGCGCTCACCCCGCCGCAGGGCTGGATCGCCCCCGCCCCCCGTCAAAGGCTCCCCGCCCCGGTCGTCTCCTTCACCGCACGCGGCGGAACCCCGCCGGCCCGCATCCTGACCCTGATCGCCCCCGTCCACGGCGACGACCGCCCAACAATCCGAACCCGCACGCTCCCGGACGGAACACTCCACGTGGAGGCAACTTTCCCCACCCACCACCTGACCTTCGAGGCCACCCCGGACGGCACCCTCCGTCGCCTCCCCTGA
- the whiA gene encoding DNA-binding protein WhiA, whose translation MAMTGVVKDELSRLTVLKPCCRKAEVSTLLRFAGGLHLVSGRIVIEAEIDTGVAARRLIKDISEVFGHTSEVVVLAPSGLRKGNRYVVRVFRDGESLARQTGLIDNNGRPVRGLPRHVVAGAACDAESAWRGAFLAHGSLTEPGRSMSLEVTCPGPEAALALVGAARRLKIHAKAREVRGVDRVVVRDGDAISALLTRLGAHDSVLAWEERRMRREVRATANRLANFDDANLRRSARAAVAAGARVARALEILGDDAPEHLVNAGRLRLEHKQASLEELGQLADPPLTKDAIAGRIRRLLAMADKRAGDQGIPGTEANLTADMLAQ comes from the coding sequence ATGGCGATGACCGGTGTGGTCAAGGACGAGCTGAGCAGGCTCACGGTGCTGAAGCCGTGCTGCCGCAAGGCCGAGGTCTCGACGCTGCTGCGGTTCGCGGGCGGCCTGCACCTGGTCAGCGGCCGCATCGTGATCGAGGCCGAGATCGACACCGGTGTGGCGGCCCGGCGGCTGATCAAGGACATCTCGGAGGTCTTCGGGCACACCTCCGAGGTCGTCGTGCTCGCGCCGAGCGGCCTGCGCAAGGGCAACCGCTACGTCGTGCGCGTCTTCCGGGACGGCGAGTCCCTCGCCCGGCAGACCGGCCTCATCGACAACAACGGCCGGCCCGTCCGCGGACTGCCCCGGCACGTCGTCGCGGGCGCCGCCTGCGACGCCGAGTCGGCCTGGCGCGGCGCGTTCCTCGCGCACGGCTCCCTCACCGAACCCGGCCGCTCCATGTCGCTGGAGGTGACCTGCCCCGGCCCCGAGGCCGCGCTGGCCCTCGTCGGCGCCGCCCGCCGCCTGAAGATCCACGCCAAGGCCCGCGAGGTCCGCGGCGTCGACCGCGTCGTCGTCCGCGACGGCGACGCGATCAGCGCCCTGCTCACCCGGCTCGGCGCCCACGACAGCGTCCTGGCCTGGGAGGAGCGCCGGATGCGCCGCGAGGTCCGCGCCACCGCCAACCGCCTCGCCAACTTCGACGACGCCAACCTGCGCCGGTCCGCCCGCGCCGCCGTCGCCGCCGGCGCCCGCGTCGCCCGCGCCCTGGAGATCCTCGGCGACGACGCCCCCGAGCACCTCGTCAACGCCGGCCGCCTCCGCCTGGAGCACAAGCAGGCGTCCCTGGAGGAGCTCGGCCAGCTCGCCGACCCGCCCCTCACCAAGGACGCCATCGCCGGCCGCATCCGCCGGCTCCTCGCCATGGCCGACAAGCGCGCCGGCGACCAGGGCATCCCCGGCACCGAAGCCAACCTCACCGCCGACATGCTCGCGCAGTAG
- a CDS encoding gluconeogenesis factor YvcK family protein — translation MKPLGPKVVALGGGHGLYASLSALRRVTDRLTAIVTVADDGGSSGRLRRELGVLPPGDLRMALAALCGDDEWGQTWRDVVQHRFRSEGDLQGHAVGNLLIVALWELLRGDGASPGSTVAGLDWVGRLLGAHGRVLPMAAVPMDIVAEVRGADPARPDEITHVKGQVACARTPGSVLGVSLVPADPPACPETLAAVDDADWIVFGPGSWFTSVLPHLKVPALARALTTARARRVVALNLAQQPGETDDFSPQTHLEVLQAHAPDLRVDVVLADRAVVDDPDALDKAVQDLGGRLVLADVAADDGSPRHEPARLAQAFVQIFTE, via the coding sequence GTGAAGCCCCTCGGCCCGAAGGTCGTCGCGCTCGGCGGGGGCCACGGCCTCTACGCGTCGCTGTCGGCGCTCCGCCGCGTCACCGACCGGCTGACCGCGATCGTCACCGTCGCCGACGACGGCGGCTCCAGCGGGCGGCTGCGCCGCGAGCTCGGCGTACTGCCGCCCGGCGACCTGCGGATGGCGCTCGCCGCCCTCTGCGGCGACGACGAATGGGGCCAGACCTGGCGGGACGTCGTCCAGCACCGCTTCCGCAGCGAGGGCGACCTGCAGGGCCACGCCGTCGGCAACCTGCTCATCGTCGCGCTGTGGGAGCTCCTCCGCGGGGACGGCGCCTCGCCCGGCTCCACCGTCGCCGGGCTCGACTGGGTCGGCCGGCTGCTCGGCGCGCACGGCCGCGTGCTGCCGATGGCGGCCGTCCCGATGGACATCGTCGCCGAGGTCCGCGGCGCCGACCCCGCCAGGCCCGACGAGATCACCCATGTCAAGGGCCAGGTGGCGTGCGCCAGGACGCCCGGCAGCGTGCTCGGCGTGTCGCTGGTGCCGGCCGACCCGCCCGCCTGCCCGGAGACCCTCGCCGCCGTCGACGACGCCGACTGGATCGTGTTCGGCCCCGGCTCGTGGTTCACCAGCGTCCTGCCGCACCTGAAGGTGCCCGCGCTCGCCCGCGCCCTCACCACCGCCCGCGCCCGCCGCGTCGTCGCGCTGAACCTCGCGCAGCAGCCCGGCGAGACCGACGACTTCTCGCCGCAGACCCACCTGGAGGTGCTGCAGGCGCACGCCCCCGACCTGCGCGTGGACGTCGTCCTCGCCGACCGCGCGGTGGTGGACGACCCGGACGCCCTCGACAAGGCCGTCCAGGACCTCGGCGGACGCCTCGTGCTCGCCGACGTCGCCGCCGACGACGGATCACCGCGTCACGAACCCGCCCGTCTGGCCCAAGCCTTCGTACAGATATTCACCGAGTGA
- the rapZ gene encoding RNase adapter RapZ: MTSDTKIPDIVIVTGMSGAGRSTAAKSLEDLDWFVVDNLPPGLLATMADLGGRVKDAVPRIAVVVDVRSRAFTDDLHSSIAELEARGVHPRVVFLEAGDADLVRRFESVRRPHPLQGDGRLVDGIARERELVREVRAEADLVIDTSGLNVHELRNKIIGFFGNDSGESSLRATVVSFGYKYGLPVDADLVVDCRFLPNPHWVPELRPMTGRDPAVRDYVLGQHGAKEFLDAYAEVLRLLAGGYEREGKHYVTLAVGCTGGKHRSVAMAEQIAARLRDEGIEVQVAHRDLGRE; the protein is encoded by the coding sequence ATGACCAGCGATACCAAGATTCCGGACATCGTGATCGTCACCGGCATGTCCGGGGCGGGCCGCAGCACCGCGGCCAAGTCGCTGGAGGACCTCGACTGGTTCGTGGTCGACAACCTGCCGCCCGGGCTGCTGGCCACGATGGCCGACCTCGGCGGCCGGGTGAAGGACGCGGTGCCGCGCATCGCCGTCGTCGTGGACGTCCGCAGCCGCGCGTTCACCGACGACCTGCACTCCTCGATCGCCGAGCTGGAGGCCCGCGGCGTCCACCCGCGCGTGGTGTTCCTGGAGGCCGGCGACGCCGACCTCGTGCGCCGGTTCGAGAGCGTCCGCCGTCCCCACCCGCTGCAGGGCGACGGCCGCCTGGTGGACGGCATCGCCCGCGAGCGCGAGCTGGTCCGCGAGGTCCGCGCCGAGGCCGACCTGGTGATCGACACCAGCGGCCTCAACGTGCACGAGCTGCGCAACAAGATCATCGGCTTCTTCGGCAACGACAGCGGCGAGTCCAGCCTGCGCGCGACCGTCGTGTCCTTCGGCTACAAGTACGGCCTTCCGGTCGACGCCGACCTCGTCGTCGACTGCCGGTTCCTGCCGAACCCGCACTGGGTGCCGGAGCTGCGGCCGATGACGGGCCGCGACCCCGCCGTCCGCGACTACGTCCTGGGGCAGCACGGCGCCAAGGAGTTCCTGGACGCCTACGCCGAGGTGCTGCGGCTCCTCGCCGGCGGGTATGAACGTGAGGGCAAGCACTACGTGACGCTCGCCGTGGGATGTACCGGTGGAAAACACCGTAGTGTTGCCATGGCGGAACAGATTGCCGCCCGGCTGCGGGACGAGGGCATCGAGGTGCAGGTCGCCCATCGTGACCTCGGCCGCGAATGA
- the uvrC gene encoding excinuclease ABC subunit UvrC, which produces MADPATYRPAPGSIPESPGVYRFRDEHGRVIYVGKAKNLRSRLGSYFADFSALHPRTQTMVQTAARVDWTVVGTEVEALQLEYSWIKEFDPRFNVRYRDDKSYPYLAVTLNEEFPRVMVMRGAKRKGVRYFGPYSHAWAIRETVDLLLRVFPVRTCSAGVFKRQHQLDRPCLLGYIGKCSAPCVGRVSPDEHRLLAEDFCDFMAGNTTRFIKRLERDMREAATSQEYERAARLRDDIRALERALEKQAVVLPDRTDCDMIAFAEDELEAAVQVFYVRGGRIRGQRGWVVDKVEDVTTADLVEHFLIQTYGESESVPREVFVPALPPEEEAMTELLSEQRGGPVRLRVPQRGDKRTLLETVARNAHEALKQHKTRRASDLTTRSRALQELQEALELDDAPLRIECYDVSNLQGTDVVASMVVFEDGLARKSEYRRFTIKAVEGQDDVRSIHEVITRRFRRYLAESEKTGELDTLGDPEEEGAHQPIDPETGRPRKFAYPPNLVLVDGGPPQVAAAQRALDELGVDDIAVCGIAKRLEELWLPGEADPVILPRNSEGMFLVQRVRDEAHRFAITFHRQRRSRSMTVSELDNVPGLGPARRAALLKHFGSLKRLKDATPAQVAEVPGIGMRSAESIVAALHGGAAPAGGEDPGGDDGEHRGRSA; this is translated from the coding sequence GTGGCAGATCCGGCGACCTACCGACCCGCACCCGGCTCCATCCCGGAATCCCCGGGGGTGTACCGGTTCCGCGACGAGCACGGCCGGGTCATCTACGTGGGCAAGGCCAAGAACCTGCGCTCGCGGCTGGGCTCCTACTTCGCCGACTTCTCCGCCCTGCACCCCCGCACCCAGACGATGGTGCAGACGGCCGCGCGCGTCGACTGGACGGTCGTCGGCACCGAGGTCGAGGCCCTCCAGCTGGAGTACTCCTGGATCAAGGAGTTCGATCCCAGGTTCAACGTCCGCTACCGCGACGACAAGTCCTACCCCTATCTCGCCGTCACCCTGAACGAGGAGTTCCCGAGGGTGATGGTGATGCGGGGCGCCAAGCGCAAGGGCGTGCGCTATTTCGGGCCGTACTCCCACGCGTGGGCGATCCGGGAGACGGTCGACCTGCTGCTGCGCGTGTTCCCCGTCCGGACGTGCAGCGCCGGCGTGTTCAAACGGCAGCACCAGCTCGACCGGCCCTGCCTGCTCGGCTACATCGGCAAGTGCTCGGCGCCGTGCGTCGGCCGCGTCTCGCCCGACGAGCACCGCCTGCTCGCCGAGGACTTCTGCGACTTCATGGCGGGCAACACCACCCGGTTCATCAAGCGCCTCGAACGCGACATGCGCGAGGCCGCCACGTCCCAGGAGTACGAGCGCGCCGCCCGGCTGCGCGACGACATCCGCGCCCTGGAGCGCGCCCTGGAGAAGCAGGCGGTCGTGCTGCCCGACCGCACCGACTGCGACATGATCGCCTTCGCCGAGGACGAGCTGGAGGCGGCCGTCCAGGTGTTCTACGTGCGCGGCGGCCGCATCCGCGGGCAGCGCGGCTGGGTCGTCGACAAGGTCGAGGACGTCACCACCGCCGACCTGGTCGAGCACTTCCTCATCCAGACCTACGGCGAGAGCGAGTCGGTGCCCCGCGAGGTCTTCGTCCCGGCCCTGCCCCCGGAGGAGGAGGCCATGACCGAGCTGCTGTCGGAGCAGCGGGGCGGGCCCGTCCGGCTGCGCGTCCCGCAGCGCGGCGACAAGCGGACCCTGCTGGAGACGGTGGCGCGCAACGCCCACGAGGCGCTCAAGCAGCACAAGACGCGCCGCGCGTCCGACCTCACCACCCGCAGCCGCGCCCTGCAGGAGCTCCAGGAGGCCCTGGAGCTCGACGACGCGCCCCTGCGGATCGAGTGCTACGACGTGTCCAACCTGCAGGGCACCGACGTGGTCGCGTCCATGGTCGTGTTCGAGGACGGCCTGGCCCGCAAGAGCGAATACCGCCGGTTCACCATCAAGGCCGTGGAGGGGCAGGACGACGTCCGCTCCATCCACGAGGTCATCACCCGCCGGTTCCGGCGCTATCTGGCCGAGAGCGAGAAGACCGGCGAGCTCGACACCCTCGGCGACCCGGAGGAGGAGGGCGCGCACCAGCCGATCGACCCGGAGACCGGCCGGCCGCGCAAGTTCGCCTACCCGCCCAACCTGGTCCTCGTCGACGGAGGCCCCCCGCAGGTCGCGGCCGCGCAGCGCGCCCTCGACGAGCTCGGCGTCGACGACATCGCGGTGTGCGGGATCGCCAAGCGGCTGGAGGAGCTCTGGCTCCCCGGCGAGGCCGACCCGGTCATCCTGCCGCGCAACAGCGAGGGCATGTTCCTCGTCCAGCGGGTCCGCGACGAGGCGCACCGGTTCGCCATCACCTTCCACCGGCAGCGGCGATCCAGGTCCATGACGGTCAGCGAACTCGATAACGTTCCTGGTCTGGGCCCGGCGCGGCGCGCGGCGCTGCTGAAACACTTCGGGTCGCTGAAGCGGCTGAAGGACGCGACGCCCGCGCAGGTCGCCGAGGTCCCGGGAATCGGCATGCGCAGCGCCGAGAGCATCGTCGCGGCGCTGCACGGCGGCGCCGCGCCGGCGGGCGGCGAGGATCCCGGCGGGGACGACGGGGAGCACAGGGGGAGAAGCGCATGA
- a CDS encoding mechanosensitive ion channel family protein — MSALWAWIILAAAVGTSVVVVEAGRRLVAGRLSHRWPGAGRVARRCAAPAFAFAAVVGSSTAMPYQVIGGHAEDVVRHAMRIAAIGASTWLVMRIGYALSDPPLARLMRIEGERNRRARRARTQMLLLRRIAAVILVVLAVGAALFTFPAVRAVGAGVLASAGVAGLVVGIAARPTLGNLLAGLQLAFSDALRLDDVVVTQGIWGRVEELTLSYVVLQLWDDRRMIFPVSHFTEQPFENWTRHSSRLLGSVELHVDWTVPVEDLRAELYSALKENPLWDRREWMLQVVDVLPSGLVTVRALMSAADSASTWDLRCDVREYLVSYIRDRHPEALPRLRVGPEPVVDGAEAEADDPAPATEDEVAEGRHADGARAVPREDGPARAKSLRRA, encoded by the coding sequence GTGTCCGCACTCTGGGCATGGATCATCCTGGCCGCCGCCGTCGGCACATCCGTGGTCGTCGTGGAGGCGGGCCGCCGGCTCGTCGCCGGCCGGCTGTCGCACCGATGGCCCGGCGCGGGCCGGGTCGCACGGCGCTGCGCCGCGCCCGCGTTCGCGTTCGCGGCGGTGGTCGGCTCCAGCACCGCGATGCCGTACCAGGTCATCGGCGGGCACGCCGAGGACGTGGTCCGGCACGCGATGCGGATCGCGGCGATCGGCGCCTCCACATGGCTGGTGATGCGGATCGGCTACGCGCTGAGCGACCCGCCGCTGGCGCGGCTGATGCGGATCGAGGGCGAGCGCAACCGGCGGGCCAGGCGGGCCCGCACGCAGATGCTGCTGCTGCGCCGCATCGCCGCCGTCATCCTCGTGGTGCTCGCCGTCGGCGCGGCGCTGTTCACCTTCCCCGCCGTGCGGGCGGTCGGGGCCGGGGTGCTGGCGTCGGCGGGCGTCGCCGGCCTGGTGGTCGGCATCGCGGCGCGGCCGACCCTCGGCAACCTGCTGGCCGGGTTGCAGCTGGCGTTCAGCGACGCCCTGCGCCTGGACGACGTCGTCGTCACGCAGGGCATCTGGGGCCGGGTCGAGGAGCTGACGCTGTCGTACGTCGTCCTGCAGCTGTGGGACGACCGGCGCATGATCTTCCCGGTGTCGCACTTCACCGAGCAGCCGTTCGAGAACTGGACCCGGCACTCCAGCCGCCTGCTCGGCTCGGTCGAGCTGCACGTGGACTGGACGGTCCCGGTCGAGGACCTGCGCGCCGAGCTGTACTCGGCGCTGAAGGAGAACCCGCTGTGGGACCGGCGGGAGTGGATGCTGCAGGTGGTGGACGTGCTGCCGAGCGGCCTCGTCACGGTGCGCGCGCTGATGAGCGCCGCCGACTCGGCGAGCACCTGGGACCTGCGCTGCGACGTTCGCGAGTACCTGGTCTCCTACATCCGCGACCGCCATCCGGAGGCCCTCCCCCGGCTCCGCGTCGGCCCCGAACCCGTCGTGGACGGCGCCGAGGCCGAGGCGGACGACCCGGCACCGGCCACCGAGGACGAGGTGGCGGAGGGACGGCACGCCGACGGCGCGCGGGCCGTCCCCCGTGAGGACGGCCCGGCGCGCGCGAAGTCGCTCAGGCGAGCGTGA
- a CDS encoding Rieske (2Fe-2S) protein produces the protein MPHRSETQADGTERTPGEAAPGESPAGGTRRGLLLGVGLAGVAGLAAACGGESGDGGSGSGGSGDGSGGGGTGAALASVSEIPVGGGKVFEDAKVVVCQPRQGEFTAFSATCTHRGCSVGSVSGGTINCPCHGSKFKITDGSVASPPADEPLAEKKVTVQGGKITLA, from the coding sequence ATGCCACACAGGTCCGAGACGCAGGCGGACGGAACGGAGCGCACGCCGGGGGAGGCCGCGCCAGGGGAGTCCCCCGCGGGCGGTACCCGCAGGGGACTTCTGCTCGGCGTCGGACTCGCGGGCGTGGCCGGGCTGGCGGCGGCGTGCGGCGGCGAATCGGGCGACGGCGGCTCCGGCTCCGGCGGCTCCGGGGACGGGAGCGGTGGCGGCGGGACGGGTGCGGCCCTGGCCTCGGTGAGCGAGATCCCGGTCGGCGGCGGCAAGGTGTTCGAGGACGCCAAGGTCGTCGTCTGCCAGCCCCGCCAGGGCGAGTTCACGGCCTTCTCCGCGACCTGCACCCACCGGGGATGCAGCGTCGGATCGGTGTCCGGAGGCACGATCAACTGCCCCTGCCACGGCAGCAAGTTCAAGATCACGGACGGGTCGGTGGCGAGCCCGCCCGCCGACGAGCCGCTGGCGGAGAAGAAGGTCACCGTCCAGGGCGGGAAGATCACGCTCGCCTGA
- a CDS encoding Rieske (2Fe-2S) protein — MGDEVTPGAAEAAGSGGVGRRAVLCGAGALGAAALAGCASGGGAKPAEDLKGKQIAKAADIPVGGGKIYGDEKVVVTQPSQGAYKAFTAVCTHQGCTVGGVSNGLIKCHCHGSEFKITDGSVERGPAKEPLKEYPVQVEGGGIVVT, encoded by the coding sequence ATGGGAGACGAAGTGACGCCCGGGGCCGCCGAGGCCGCCGGGAGCGGGGGAGTCGGCCGGCGCGCGGTGCTGTGCGGGGCGGGGGCGCTCGGCGCCGCGGCGCTCGCGGGGTGCGCGTCCGGAGGCGGGGCCAAGCCCGCCGAGGACCTCAAGGGGAAGCAGATCGCGAAAGCCGCCGACATCCCGGTCGGCGGCGGCAAGATCTATGGCGACGAGAAGGTCGTGGTGACCCAGCCGAGCCAGGGCGCGTACAAGGCGTTCACGGCGGTGTGCACCCACCAGGGCTGCACGGTCGGCGGGGTGTCGAACGGGCTGATCAAGTGCCACTGCCACGGCAGCGAATTCAAGATCACCGACGGCTCGGTGGAGCGCGGCCCCGCGAAGGAGCCGCTCAAGGAGTACCCCGTGCAGGTCGAGGGCGGCGGCATCGTCGTCACCTGA